In the genome of Sphingomonas sp. LR60, the window CAAGCGCGAGATCGCGTGGAGCGCGCTGTCGCTCGGCGTAACCGCCTTGGTCTTCAAGGGCGCGGCGTGGAGCTATCCGCAGGGCGCCGAGACAATCTGGCTGGTCGGCGCGGCGACGTTGGTCGCGGTCGGCCTGCTCGGTGCGCGCGACATCTGGCGCGTCCGCCGCCAAGGAGCCGCTGCATGAGCGCGAGCGAACTGCAACAGGCGCCGACGATCCGCGTCTCGGCAATGCCCGCCGATGCCAATGCGTACGGCGATATCTTCGGCGGCTGGCTGATGAGCCTGATGGACTCGGCGGCCGGACTCACCGCGGCGCGGCGCGCACGCGGGCGCGCGGTGACGATCGCGATGGACGGAATGCAATTCCACGCTCCCGTCCATGTCGGCGACGAAGTGTCGGTCTACACGAAGATCGAACGCGTCGGACGTACCTCGATCGCGATCCAGGTCGAAAGCTGGGCGCGCGACCGGCACGGCGAGGAATCGCGCAAGGTCACGGAAGCGCGCTTCACCTTCGTCGCGATCGACGAGGACCGTCGCCCCCGCGAAGTGCCGCCGGCGGCGTAAGAATTTTTCGGGCCGTTGCGCCCGTGGTGACAACAGGGGCTGCGGCCCGGGAGTGGTTACATGGCTGACACCTACGACCTTATCGTTCTCGGCTCCGGCCCCGGCGGCTATGTCGCCGCGATCCGCGGCGCGCAGCTCGGCCTGAAGGTCGCGATCGTCGAGCGCGAACGGCTCGGCGGGATCTGCCTCAACTGGGGCTGCATTCCGACCAAGGCGCTGCTGCGCACCTCCGAAATCTATCATTATATGACCCACGCGGGCGATTACGGGCTCAAGGCCGAGAATATCGGCTTCGATCTCGCCAAGATCGTCGATCGCAGCCGCAAGGTCTCCGGCCAGCTCAATGCCGGCGTCAAGGGCCTGATGAAGAAGAACAAGATCACGGTGGTCGAAGGCTTCGGCACGATCACGGCCAAGGGCAAGCTGTCGGTCAAGCAGGGCAACGGCACCGTCGATCTGGAGGCCAAGCACATCCTCGTCGCGACCGGCGCCCGCGCCCGCGACCTGCCGTTCGCCAAGGCCGACGGCAAGCGCATCTGGACCTATCGCCACGCGATGGTGCCCGAGGCAATGCCGACCAAGCTGCTGGTGATCGGCTCGGGCGCGATCGGCGTCGAGTTCGCGAGCTTCTACAACGACATGGGCGCGGACGTGACGATCGTCGAGATGCTCCCGCGCATCCTGCCGGTCGAAGACGAGGAAGTCAGCGCCTTCATGGAAAAGCGCCTGACCAAGGACGGGATCAAGATCGTCACCGGTGCCGCGCTCGAGAAGATCGACACCGGCGCTGACGGCGTGAAGGCGACGATCAAGGGCAAGGACGGCAAGTCCACCACCGAAGACTATAGCCACGTCATCGTCGCGATCGGCATCGTCCCCAACACCGAGGAGATCGGGCTGGAGAAGCTGGGCGTCACCACCGAGCGCGGCCATATCAAGGTCGACGGCTTTGGGCGCACGAACGTCGAGGGTATCTACGCGATCGGCGACGTCACCGGCGCGCCGTGGCTGGCGCACAAGGCGAGCCACGAAGGCATCGTCTGCGTCGAGAAGCTGGCGGGCGGCAACCCGCACGCGTTCGAGACGTGGAATATTCCGGGCTGCACCTACAGCCGCCCGCAGGTGGCGAGCGTCGGACTGACCGAGGCGAAGGCGAAGGAAACGGGCCGCGACGTCAAGGTCGGCAAATTCCCGTTCATTGGCAACGGCAAGGCGATCGCGCTGGGCGAGGCGGACGGCTTCATCAAGACCGTCTTCGACGCCAAGACCGGCGAACTGCTCGGCGCACACATGGTCGGCGCGGAAGTGACCGAGTTGATCCAGGGCTATGTCGTCGCGCGCCAGTTGGAGACGACCGAGCACGAGCTGATGGAAACGGTGTTCGCGCACCCGACGCTCAGCGAGATGATGCACGAGAGTGTGCTGGGCGCCTACGGCCGCGCGATCCACTTCTAGGCGCGGCGGCGTGTCGATCGTTCGGGACGCCTCCTACCTTCGTCGCCCCGGCCCGCGCCGGGGCCGCACTTCCTGATGACCGTCGCTTCAAATCGAAGCGCGTTTTCAGCGACGCTCTACGGATCATGGGAGCGGCTTTCGAAGTTGGCGCGCACGGCTGTCGTTTGGGTGCAACGCCCCACAGCCGCCTTCCGTCATTGCGAGCGTAGCGAAGCAATCCAGGGCCGGATCAGGACGCCCTGGATTGCTTCGCTACGCTCGCAATGACGCTCTCCTGCTCCAAGCGCGTCGCACGATGAGGACCAATCCGGGCTCCGCAGCAACCCCTACATCCGCCGCCCGCACCTGCTCGCCGGCG includes:
- the lpdA gene encoding dihydrolipoyl dehydrogenase; translation: MADTYDLIVLGSGPGGYVAAIRGAQLGLKVAIVERERLGGICLNWGCIPTKALLRTSEIYHYMTHAGDYGLKAENIGFDLAKIVDRSRKVSGQLNAGVKGLMKKNKITVVEGFGTITAKGKLSVKQGNGTVDLEAKHILVATGARARDLPFAKADGKRIWTYRHAMVPEAMPTKLLVIGSGAIGVEFASFYNDMGADVTIVEMLPRILPVEDEEVSAFMEKRLTKDGIKIVTGAALEKIDTGADGVKATIKGKDGKSTTEDYSHVIVAIGIVPNTEEIGLEKLGVTTERGHIKVDGFGRTNVEGIYAIGDVTGAPWLAHKASHEGIVCVEKLAGGNPHAFETWNIPGCTYSRPQVASVGLTEAKAKETGRDVKVGKFPFIGNGKAIALGEADGFIKTVFDAKTGELLGAHMVGAEVTELIQGYVVARQLETTEHELMETVFAHPTLSEMMHESVLGAYGRAIHF
- a CDS encoding acyl-CoA thioesterase produces the protein MSASELQQAPTIRVSAMPADANAYGDIFGGWLMSLMDSAAGLTAARRARGRAVTIAMDGMQFHAPVHVGDEVSVYTKIERVGRTSIAIQVESWARDRHGEESRKVTEARFTFVAIDEDRRPREVPPAA